Proteins encoded in a region of the Leptolyngbya sp. FACHB-261 genome:
- a CDS encoding NHLP bacteriocin export ABC transporter permease/ATPase subunit, producing MLKLTADKNSQGQQHRLRGNAPLLLDDPQTVWLLQSGAMAVFTVRFNDGVPDGARHYLFTAAPGEALFGTAPYLEAGEERSLLAVALEETELLQLSLETPEALALNLESEAALLETWIHQLGSALVSLTPPPSSLQAAGTHYLSLVAGQTLQAKPGTVSWVQLQQGQVRWLGMPEISLDAATGLVPLGTGMWLEAEDTVELATADTTAIESFDLLLAGLSQLHARILHSLVLLEQQALQAEFLRFQEREGLNQQVTEAALGDLVSVLHPQSADFRREGPPLLVAAGAVGKAMGIEICPPARSEDFARLREPLEAIARASRIRTRRVLLLGNWWQRDNGPLLAYTRGDQRPVALLPTAGSRYEQFDPVEYRRTPVNAQVAEALAPEAYMFYRPLSGRIKQALDLFKFGVRGHERDLFFVILAGLAATLLGMLTPQATAILIDNAIPDGNRGLILQIGLALFAVAFGQAAFGLARGILTLRVETAADSALQPAVWDSLLRLRPSFFRQYSSGDIQSRVLAVGQIRRTLSGATQRTLFSGVFALLNLGLMFVYSWQLALIASALAAVAITVTTVSSRLILRKTRILQQMDGVLLGLTVELINGVAKLRVAAAEGRAFAYWARQYSQQKKLKAAAQRINDSLSVFNETLPTISSVLLFWFAILFMQQAPGQGTAGLTAGSFLAFNAAFGIFISGATSLSNTLTDVLAVVPLWERAQTIVQAEPEVDPSMADPGRLTGRVALEHITFRYREDGPLTLDDVSVHAEPGEFIALVGPSGSGKSTVFRLLLGFETPASGTVYYDGQDLNGLDVTAVRRQLGVVLQNGRINTGSIFELITGGALISMDEAWEAAYSAGFADDIKQMPMGMHTVISEGATNLSGGQRQRLLIARALVLKPKLILMDEATSALDNRTQSIVTESLSRMQATRVVIAHRLSTIRNADRIYVIEAGRVMQVGTFDELVKQEGTFARLAARQLE from the coding sequence ATGCTTAAACTAACCGCCGATAAAAATTCTCAAGGACAGCAGCACCGACTGAGAGGCAACGCCCCCCTGCTTCTGGACGACCCCCAAACGGTCTGGTTGCTTCAGTCGGGTGCGATGGCTGTGTTCACAGTTCGCTTTAATGATGGCGTTCCAGATGGAGCCCGCCACTACCTGTTCACTGCGGCTCCAGGTGAAGCTCTGTTCGGAACTGCTCCTTACCTGGAGGCTGGCGAGGAGCGGAGCTTGCTGGCCGTTGCCCTGGAGGAAACGGAACTTTTGCAACTGTCTTTAGAGACCCCAGAAGCGTTAGCGCTCAACTTGGAGTCTGAGGCAGCACTGCTGGAGACCTGGATCCATCAGTTAGGCTCGGCCCTCGTTAGCCTCACCCCTCCCCCATCGAGTCTGCAGGCGGCAGGCACTCATTATCTGTCGCTGGTTGCGGGCCAGACTTTGCAGGCCAAGCCTGGAACCGTTAGCTGGGTGCAGCTACAGCAGGGACAGGTGCGCTGGCTAGGGATGCCGGAAATCAGCCTGGACGCCGCTACTGGCTTGGTGCCTCTGGGAACAGGCATGTGGTTAGAAGCAGAAGACACAGTTGAGCTAGCTACCGCAGACACGACAGCGATTGAATCTTTTGACCTGCTGCTAGCGGGGCTCAGCCAATTGCATGCTCGGATCTTGCACAGTCTGGTGTTGCTGGAGCAGCAGGCCTTGCAAGCAGAATTTCTAAGGTTTCAGGAACGGGAAGGTCTTAACCAGCAGGTGACCGAAGCGGCTCTGGGCGATCTGGTCTCCGTTCTGCATCCCCAAAGCGCCGACTTTCGTCGGGAAGGACCACCACTCCTCGTGGCTGCCGGAGCGGTGGGCAAGGCAATGGGCATAGAGATCTGTCCACCCGCTCGCTCTGAAGATTTTGCAAGGCTGAGGGAGCCCCTGGAAGCCATCGCCCGCGCTTCCCGCATCCGCACTCGCCGCGTCCTGCTGCTGGGCAACTGGTGGCAACGGGACAATGGGCCGTTGCTGGCTTATACCCGGGGTGACCAGCGTCCTGTTGCGCTGTTGCCTACTGCTGGGAGCCGCTATGAACAATTCGACCCTGTCGAGTACCGGCGCACACCGGTCAATGCACAAGTGGCAGAGGCGCTAGCACCAGAAGCCTATATGTTCTACCGGCCTTTGTCGGGCCGCATTAAACAGGCTCTAGATCTGTTTAAGTTTGGCGTCAGGGGTCACGAACGGGATTTGTTCTTTGTGATCCTGGCTGGGCTGGCGGCAACTCTGCTGGGGATGCTGACGCCTCAGGCCACCGCGATCTTGATTGACAATGCCATTCCCGACGGCAATCGCGGCTTGATCCTCCAAATTGGTCTGGCCCTGTTCGCAGTCGCCTTTGGGCAAGCAGCCTTTGGTCTAGCCCGAGGCATCCTCACGTTGCGGGTAGAAACTGCTGCCGACTCAGCCCTCCAGCCTGCTGTCTGGGACAGCCTGCTGCGGTTGCGCCCCTCGTTCTTCAGACAGTACTCCTCAGGGGATATTCAATCTCGCGTCCTGGCAGTGGGTCAGATCCGGCGCACCCTCAGTGGCGCCACGCAGCGCACCCTGTTCAGCGGGGTTTTTGCCCTGCTGAATCTGGGCCTGATGTTTGTCTACAGTTGGCAATTGGCTCTGATTGCCAGTGCTTTGGCGGCTGTCGCGATCACGGTCACCACCGTTTCTAGCCGCTTGATTTTGCGCAAAACTCGGATTTTGCAGCAGATGGATGGTGTGCTGCTGGGACTGACTGTGGAGTTAATTAATGGCGTGGCTAAGCTGCGGGTTGCTGCTGCAGAAGGACGTGCCTTCGCTTATTGGGCGCGGCAGTACAGTCAACAGAAAAAACTGAAAGCGGCAGCTCAGCGCATTAACGACAGCCTCTCTGTGTTCAATGAAACGCTGCCCACGATCAGTTCGGTCTTGCTATTCTGGTTCGCGATTCTGTTTATGCAACAGGCCCCTGGTCAAGGCACTGCTGGCCTGACGGCTGGTTCTTTTCTGGCCTTCAATGCAGCGTTTGGCATTTTCATTAGCGGAGCCACCAGCCTAAGCAATACCCTGACTGATGTTTTAGCCGTGGTGCCCCTGTGGGAGCGTGCCCAAACGATTGTGCAGGCTGAGCCTGAGGTTGACCCCAGCATGGCCGACCCTGGCAGACTAACGGGCAGAGTGGCGCTGGAGCACATCACCTTCCGCTACCGCGAAGATGGTCCCTTGACCCTGGATGATGTCAGCGTGCATGCAGAGCCGGGCGAATTCATTGCCTTAGTGGGCCCCTCCGGTAGCGGTAAATCCACTGTCTTTCGCTTGCTCCTAGGCTTTGAAACACCTGCCTCCGGCACGGTCTACTACGACGGTCAAGACTTGAACGGGTTGGATGTGACTGCCGTCCGTCGCCAATTAGGGGTGGTATTGCAAAATGGCCGAATCAATACAGGCTCTATCTTTGAACTGATCACAGGCGGTGCTCTGATCAGCATGGATGAAGCCTGGGAGGCTGCTTACAGTGCCGGTTTTGCCGATGACATCAAGCAGATGCCGATGGGCATGCATACGGTGATCAGTGAGGGCGCAACCAACCTGTCCGGGGGGCAACGGCAAAGACTGCTCATTGCCCGCGCCTTGGTCCTGAAACCCAAGCTAATTTTGATGGATGAGGCAACCAGTGCCTTGGACAACAGAACCCAGTCAATTGTCACAGAGAGCCTGAGTCGCATGCAGGCTACTCGCGTTGTCATCGCCCACCGGCTGAGCACAATTCGCAATGCTGACCGCATTTATGTAATCGAAGCCGGTCGAGTGATGCAAGTCGGTACCTTTGACGAGCTGGTCAAGCAAGAAGGGACGTTTGCCAGACTGGCCGCTCGGCAATTGGAGTAA